A segment of the Saccharococcus thermophilus genome:
TAGTTGTTCAAGAACCGAGTGTATATAATGAAGAAGCGAGTAAAAATCTTCTTACATTGTCAACAAAAAACATTACTCGATTAAATACTGATGATCCAGTTGAACTTTCGGTATTAGTATCACAAACGGTATGGCCGGCTACTCATAAAGAAAATCAACCAAATGGGATTATCCTAGCTCCCCTTGAAAATTGGCAAGCAACATTGGCTGCAGCTGATCTTATTCATCATCCAAATAACGGACCTATTTTATTTACAAAAAACAATACAATTCCAAATCAAGTGTTGAATGAAATTCAACGTTTAAATCCACTTGGGATTAAAGACGGTACACAAATTTTTGTTATCGGTAACTTGCCGAAACAAGAGTTGGATAAACTAAAACGTTATAAAGTTCAACAAATTAATGAAACCGATTATGCAGCATTAGCACAAAAAATTGATCAATTGTATGCTGAAGTAGCAGGTAAACTACCAGAGAGTGTCATCATTGGTTCTTTTGAGGAAAAAGCAAAACTTTATACGATTCCTGCGGCCAATTGGATTGCTCATATGGAAGAACCGATTTTATACGTTAGTCAAAATAAAATTCCGAAACAAACAGAAGAAGCATTGAAAAAAAGAAAAGGAAAAGCGAATATCTACATTTTAGGTCCTCAGTCCATAATATCAAAGGAAGTCGAAGAGAAGTTAAAAGAATTTGGAAAGGTTACACGAATTTCAGGAGATACTCCAACTCAACAGTCTGTTGCATTTGCGACTTTTAAAGATAAGAAAACAGGATTTGGTTGGGGATTAAACAATCCGGGACACGGTTTATCATTTGTTTCGACCAAATCTCCTGAAATGGCATTAGCAGCAGCGCCTTTTTCGCATTTAGGAAAACATGCGCCACTTATTTGGCTTGAGAATGGCGAACTTACCCCAGAAGTTTATGAGTTTATGGCTACCTTAAAACCAACGTTTGAAAACGATCCAACTGTAGGACCGTATAATCATGCTTATTTATCCGGAACAGAAAAACTGATTTCGTATCAAACGCAAGGGGTTATTGATGAAAAGCTTGAAATTGTTCCAGAGAGTGGAGAAGAGCATGGCAGTCATTAAGAAAAAATTGGAGAATTTTTCATTAACCGTACAGAAACGCATCTGTACGGTTTTTTGTTAGTTCAAACTAAAGCTTTTTCTCCCGTCCCATATTAACTAACTGTAGATGAGCAAATTCGCTAACATAAATTTACAACCAAACAAAAAAAGAGACATGAACCCGATTCCTTGATTAGAATAGATGTGTCACCAAAACTATTCACAAGGAGGTTCATGTCTCATGAATAGATTAGCACATCATCAAGGAATCCACAAGTTTTTCACGATGTTGGGGTTGGCCCTTTATTT
Coding sequences within it:
- a CDS encoding cell wall-binding repeat-containing protein translates to MNTKKILKMLIALFASTIIAAGCSAQNGNDSKKAEQSMEHSQHRSSQSNGASNDKENTAIVVQEPSVYNEEASKNLLTLSTKNITRLNTDDPVELSVLVSQTVWPATHKENQPNGIILAPLENWQATLAAADLIHHPNNGPILFTKNNTIPNQVLNEIQRLNPLGIKDGTQIFVIGNLPKQELDKLKRYKVQQINETDYAALAQKIDQLYAEVAGKLPESVIIGSFEEKAKLYTIPAANWIAHMEEPILYVSQNKIPKQTEEALKKRKGKANIYILGPQSIISKEVEEKLKEFGKVTRISGDTPTQQSVAFATFKDKKTGFGWGLNNPGHGLSFVSTKSPEMALAAAPFSHLGKHAPLIWLENGELTPEVYEFMATLKPTFENDPTVGPYNHAYLSGTEKLISYQTQGVIDEKLEIVPESGEEHGSH